The Ralstonia pseudosolanacearum genome includes the window TATACCTGCCGCTGATGGTGCCGCCGCTGTTGTTGGTCAGCTCGGTGATCGTGCCGCTGTTGTCGATACCGTTGCCGTAGCCGGTGCTGCTGGTGGCGTTGCCGATGAACCCGCTGTTGGTGAGCGTGCCGATCGTGCCGCGGCTGTTGTCGATACCGTGGCCGAAACCGGAACCGCTCTGGCTGATGGTGCCGCCGCTGTTGTTGGTCAGCGAGGTGATCGTGCCGCTGTTGAGGATGCCACGCGCGGCGGCGGTGATCAGACCGCTGTTGGACAGCGTGTCGATCCTATACGTGTTGTACACGCCGTACACGCCGCCGGACGTGCTGATGGTGCCGCTGCTGGTGTTGGTCAGCGTGCCGATCGACCCGGCGTTGTCGATGCCGGCCCAGGCACCGCTGCTGCCGACGCCGCCAGTGATGGCACCGCTGTTCGTCAGCGTATTGATCGTCGCGGCGTAGTAATTGAGAACGCCGAAGTGGGCCCCGTTGATGGCCCCATCGTTGGTCAGCGTCCCGATGCTGCTGCCGCTGCTGTTGAAGACGCCATCGTTGCCGGTGGCGCTGATCGTGCCGCCGCTCGCGTTGTTCAGCGCGCCCACCGCGCCGGAGGTGTAGAAACCATAGCCGCCGCTGATGACGCCGCTGTTGCTCAGCGTGCCGAGCGTACCGAGGGCGATGGCCACCACGCCGTACGGCCCACTCGAAATGGTCGACGTGACGGAAAGATCGCCATTGGTCCAAACGTAGGGCCCCCCGACGGGGCTGCTCACGGTCGCAGTCGTAGCCCCTGCCGTCTGCATCTGCGTCATCGCAGCCAGGGCTGCGACGGCCAGCGTCACGGTTGTCTGCCTGGGCCGATAATGGGCGCGCTGATTCATGCTGAAAATTCCCCCGTTCCTGGTCGCGGTGCGCGATGGTGCACCCGCATTTTTTCGTGTTGCCTTTTCGCAAGCGCGCCGAGTATATTCACGGGGCTTAATCCCATCTGTCGCACAAATGCGCTACACGGGCCGTCCCCCCGCCGCCCTTAGAACGACGGTCCATGTGCCCCTCCAGTACCGCTCCGGAACCACCCTCCATCCGCGTCGCGATCGTCGAGGACGATCCCGGCTTTCTCGATGCCTTGACCCAGGCCCTGGCGTGCGCGCCAGATATGCACTTGACGGGCGTCGCCGGCTCCCGTGCCGAAGGCCTGCTGCTGCTCGATGGCGCGCCAGCCGATGTGCTGCTGGTCGACCTCGGGTTGCCTGACGGCTCGGGCATCGACGTGATCGAAGCGGCCGCCCGGCAATGGCGCGCTTGCAGCATCATGGTCAGCACCAATTTCGGCGACGAAACCCACGTGATGCGTTCGATCGAGGTCGGCGCGGCCGGCTATCTGCTCAAGGACAGCTCGGCGGCCAGGATCCTCGATGAAATCCGCAGCCTCGCCGGCGGCGGCAGCCCGATCAGCCCGATCATCGCCCGGCAGATCCTGGCGCGCTTCCGGCAAGGCGGCTCCCGCAGCGCCGCAGACGAGGCGCCGGCTTCGGCTTCGGCGGCTTCGCCCCTGTTGTCGGCCCGTGAAAAAGAGGTGCTGGACCTGATCACCAAGGGCTTCACGGCGCAGGAGATCGCCAAGCTGATGGAGCTGTCCCATTTCACGGTGCGGACCTTCGTGCGGCGCATCTACAGCAAGCTCAAGGTCACCTCCAAGGCCGAAGCCATCTATGAGGCCCGGACGCTCGGGCTGTTGGCCGACTAGGCAGGGCTCGCCCGCATTTCCCACTGAACAGCCGGCTTCTTCGAGCATGGCGATATCGGCGCCGCATGAGATACCGCCCCACACACCTTCCCGCCTACGCCATCTTTGTCTTTTCCGTGGCGCTGCTCGTCATTGTGGGCGCCATCTATCTGGACGCCGACGGCGAGTCGTTCCCCGCAGCAAACCTGCATCTGACGCAGGCCGAGTGGCAGGTCACCGAGGCGCCGGGTTTCACGACGCCGCCGGCGACGCTGGACAGCAACCGCTTGCCGAATGCATGGCGGCATGTCGCGTTGCCCCTGGACTTGCCCATCGCCTTGTTGCGTCAGGCCCATGCCAACGCAGTCACCACGGCCGGGCAGACCACCTGGCTCAAGCTCGCCATCCCCCGATTGCCCCCGCATTCCGGCCCGCTGGCGTTGTATGGCATTCGCGTCAAGACGGACGGCACCATCGCGGTCTATGTCAACGGCGAGCTGGTGCACCGGGCGCAGCAGCAGGGGCCCTTGTGGAACAGTACCCGGACCCCGCTGTGGGTCGTGCTGGAGCCGCGTGCGGACGATGCACCGGTGCGTGAAATCCTCATCCGCCTGGAGCACACCGAGCGGACCCAGGTGGCCTTGTCCTCGCTGTGGCTGGGCCCAGTCGAGACGCTGCGGGTCCGCTATCACGTACGCCAATGGCTGCAGCAGGAGCTTCCCAGCATGCTCAGCGCGGCGTTTCTGGCGGTGGGCATTTTTGCCCTGTTTGTCTGGCTCAAGCGCCGCCACGAAACGGGCTATCTGCTGTTCTTCAACCTGGCGGTCACCTCGTTTTTACGGGGGCTGCACTTCTACGTGGGCTTGCCGATCGCCAATGACGGGTTCGCCTGGCTGACGGTCAACTCCCTGCTGTGGCTGGTCACCGTGGTGCACTTCTTTCTGCGCCAATTGCACGGCCGCCCGCTCACAGGGTTCACGCGGGCGCTGGTCGGGGTGACCGGCCTGATCGGCGTGCTGACGCTGCCGGCGCTGGCGGTACTGCCGAACACGCCGAAGGTCACCCCGCTGATCTATCCGATGGCAGCACTCATGGGGGCGGCCGTGGGGCTGGTGGGCGGCATCAGCGCCTGGCGCCGGTCCAATGAAGGCGTACTGGTGGCGATCGGCGTCAGCGTCTGTACGTTGCTGGGGGTGTCCGATTGGCTGCTGCAAAACAACTTTGTCAGCCCGGAAGGCTGGTATTTCGGGGCCTATACCAATGCCATCACGTTCGGCATTTTCGGCATCCTGATGTACCGGCGCTACGTCAATGCCATCAGCGAGGTCGAGTTGACCAACGCGAACCTCGCGCAGCGCCTCAAACACCGCGAGGCCGAACTCGAAAGCAGCCATCAGCGGCTACGTGAAGTGGAGCGGCAGCAAACGATCAGCGCGGAACGGCAGCGCCTGATGCAGGACATGCACGATGGTCTCGGTGCGTCCCTGATCAGCGCCATCCGGTCGGTCGAGCGCGGGGCGGTCAGCGATGCCAAGGTCTCGCAAATCCTCAAGAGCTGCCTTGACGATCTGAAGCTGACCATCGACTCGATGGAGCCGGTGGAGGCCGATCTGCTGCTGTTGCTGGCCACGCTGCGCTTCCGGCTGGAACCGCGCCTGGAGGGCACGGGCATCGCCTTGCTGTGGGAAGTCCGGAAGCTGCCGACGCTCACCTGGCTGGACCCCTCCAGTGCCCTGCACATCCTGCGCATCGTGCAGGAAAGCATTGCCAACATCCTGCACCACACGCAGGCGAGCGAGATCCGGGTAGGAACGGCGGTGGAGTCGACCGGTGTGCTGGTCACCATCGTAGACAACGGCCGGGGCTTCGATGTCGAAAAAACCCTCGCCGCAGGCAAGGGGAACGGTCTGCGCAACCTGCAGCGCCGCGCCCAGGCCATCGACGGCACGGCCCGTTGGACGTCGGGGCCGGAGGGCACACAATTCACGCTCTGGCTGCCGTTGGAGCGGCATGCCTAGCCACCACCCCTTTCTGTTGCGATTGCAGGCCGGCACCGTGCATTGACTCGGCGGTTCGTGACGTCGGCTCCAACGGTTTGATGGAGAAAGACAAGCCGTGAACGAATGACGCATCTCTGCCGGAGCAGGTCAGCCGGGCGGACCCGTTCAGGACAGCCAAGCGTCTGCCGCGCACGAGCATGACGCGCAAGATCACGCGACCACCGTGATCGAACTGCGCAAAAGAGCGCTCCACCCCCCGATTCGCGCAAAAGAGCGGTATCGTGTCGCCGACAACCCGCGTGATGCTTTCCCGATCGCGCGCAATGACTCCCCCGCTTTTTGCTACCCGCCCCCCGTGACCGATCACCCCACCCTCAGCTGGACCGACGCCGAAACCGCCACCGCCCACACCGCCCGTTGGCGCTCCGAAGCGGGCAACCCGCCGCCCAAGCGCGTCACGGTCGCCGATGACCGTATCACGGCCGACGCCGCCTACCGCCAAGCCTGCGAGGGCATCGCGATACTCTGGCGCGGCGACTTCCAGAACGCGCGCCAACTGCTGCAAGCGATGTCCCGCCGCACCGATCGCAAGCCGCGCAAGACGGCCACCTCCCCCCTCGACGCGTTCAATCTCCATCGCCAGGCCCAATCGCAGCGTGCCCGCACGCTCGGCATGCTGCTGATTCCGCTCGACGCCGACTACACGATCCCTTTGCGCCGAGCGCCCGACGTGCATGAAGCCTGCACCGAAGCGTACGGCGCAGGCGAAGACACTTCGGTCGTCTCGCTCAGGGAACTGCTCGGTCTGATCGGCGCGCATGAATGGCGCAAGAAGGGGGTCGACATTCCAGCGCTGGGCGGTGCGCGCATTCACCCGCATTACGGTGTCTTTTCACCGGTGCGCGGCGAATATGTCGATCTGGTCGCGAACGCGCCCCTGCCGTCGCAAGCGCTGGCGTTCGACATCGGCACGGGCACCGGCGTGCTCGCGGCCGTGCTTGCGAAACGCGGCGTGAAGCGCGTGGTCGGCACCGATCAAGACGCGCGCGCGCTCGCCTGCGCCCACGAAAACCTGACGCGCCTCGGGCTCCAATCCCAGGTCGAAGTCATCGAGGCCGATCTCTTTCCCGAGGGCCGCGCGCCGCTCATCGTGTGCAATCCGCCGTGGCTTCCGGCACGGCCCAGCTCGCCGATCGAACGGGCCGTCTACGATCCGGATAGCCGCATGTTGCGAGGCTTTCTGGACGGTCTCGCCGCGCATCTCGAGCCGAGCGGCGAAGGCTGGCTGATCCTGTCGGATTTCGCCGAGCATCTCGGCTTGCGCACGCGGGATGCACTGCTGGCGATGATCGATGCGGCGGGTCTGCAAGTCGTCGGCCGCGATGACATCAAGCCGCAGCATCCGAAGGCGTCGGATGCGAATGATCCACTCCATCAGGCCCGCGCCGCCGAGGTCACGTCGTTGTGGCGACTGAAAGCGCGCTAGTGCAAGCTATGCATCCCGTCGGCAAGCCTGAGCGGGCGCGTCATCCGCGCAACGCCGCCGTTGCCAGATACGCGAGCACGCCGTGCCCGGCGGCGGCGCCACTCGCAAAACACGCCGTCAGCAGGTAGCCGCCCGTCGGGGCTTCCCAATCGAGCATCTCGCCCGCGCAGAACACGCCGGGCAAGCGCGCGATCATCAGATTTGCATCGAGCGCTTCGAACGCGACGCCGCCCGCGCTGCTGATCGCCTCGTCGATCGGCCGCGCGCGCGTGAGCCGCAGCGGCAGCGCCTTGATCGCAAGCGCGAGCTGCGCGAGATCGGCGAATGCGTCTTTCGACAGACATTCGCGCAGCAGCCCGAGCTTCACGCCCGTGATGTTCAACCGGCTCTGCAGATGACTCGACATCGAGCGCGCGCCGCGTGGCCGCATCAACGCATCGGCAACGCGTTGCGCGCTCCAGCCGGGCGCCAGGTCAAGCCGGATCGTGATGTCGCCGCCGGCCTCGAGTGCATCGCGGATCGGCGCGGACAACGCATACACCAGGCTGCCTTCGATGCCGGTCTGCGTGACGAGGAACTCGCCCTGGCGGAATTGCAGCGCGCCATCGTCGCCGGACGCGATGCCGATCGCGACGGACTTCACCGGCTGCCCCGCGAAGCGCTCCTGAAAATGCGCGCTCCAGTCCGCATCGAACCCGCAGTTGGCGGGCTTGAGCGGCCGCACTTGCACGCCGCGTGCTTCCAGGCGCGGCACCCATGCGCCATCGGAACCGAGGCGCGGCCAACTGCCGCCGCCCATCGCCAGCACGACGGCGTCGGCGTACACGAGGCGCTCCCCGTCGGGTGTTTCGAAGCGCAGCGCCTCAGGTTGATCGGCCTGATCGGACGATGCGGCGCGCCAACCGCTCCACCGGTGCCGCATCTGCAACTTCACGCCGGCCTCGCGCAGCCGATGCAGCCACGCTCGCAGCAACGGCGCCGCTTTCATGTCGGTCGGAAACACGCGGCCCGAACTGCCGATGAACGTTTCGATCCCGAGCCCATGCACCCAGTCGCGCAGCGCGTCGGGGCTGAAGCGGTCGATGAGCGGCGCAAGTTGCTCGCGGCGCGCACGATACCGTCCGAGAAACGCGTCGAACGCTTCCGAGTGCGTGATGTTCATCCCGCCGATGCCCGCCAGCAGGAACTTGCGGCCAGCCGACGGCATGGCGTCGAACACCTCGACACGCACGCCTGCGCGAGACAGGACTTCGGCGGCCATCAGCCCGGCAGGGCCGGCGCCGATCACGGCGACCAGGGGAACGTTGT containing:
- a CDS encoding response regulator transcription factor, which encodes MCPSSTAPEPPSIRVAIVEDDPGFLDALTQALACAPDMHLTGVAGSRAEGLLLLDGAPADVLLVDLGLPDGSGIDVIEAAARQWRACSIMVSTNFGDETHVMRSIEVGAAGYLLKDSSAARILDEIRSLAGGGSPISPIIARQILARFRQGGSRSAADEAPASASAASPLLSAREKEVLDLITKGFTAQEIAKLMELSHFTVRTFVRRIYSKLKVTSKAEAIYEARTLGLLAD
- a CDS encoding sensor histidine kinase, with the translated sequence MRYRPTHLPAYAIFVFSVALLVIVGAIYLDADGESFPAANLHLTQAEWQVTEAPGFTTPPATLDSNRLPNAWRHVALPLDLPIALLRQAHANAVTTAGQTTWLKLAIPRLPPHSGPLALYGIRVKTDGTIAVYVNGELVHRAQQQGPLWNSTRTPLWVVLEPRADDAPVREILIRLEHTERTQVALSSLWLGPVETLRVRYHVRQWLQQELPSMLSAAFLAVGIFALFVWLKRRHETGYLLFFNLAVTSFLRGLHFYVGLPIANDGFAWLTVNSLLWLVTVVHFFLRQLHGRPLTGFTRALVGVTGLIGVLTLPALAVLPNTPKVTPLIYPMAALMGAAVGLVGGISAWRRSNEGVLVAIGVSVCTLLGVSDWLLQNNFVSPEGWYFGAYTNAITFGIFGILMYRRYVNAISEVELTNANLAQRLKHREAELESSHQRLREVERQQTISAERQRLMQDMHDGLGASLISAIRSVERGAVSDAKVSQILKSCLDDLKLTIDSMEPVEADLLLLLATLRFRLEPRLEGTGIALLWEVRKLPTLTWLDPSSALHILRIVQESIANILHHTQASEIRVGTAVESTGVLVTIVDNGRGFDVEKTLAAGKGNGLRNLQRRAQAIDGTARWTSGPEGTQFTLWLPLERHA
- a CDS encoding methyltransferase, producing MTDHPTLSWTDAETATAHTARWRSEAGNPPPKRVTVADDRITADAAYRQACEGIAILWRGDFQNARQLLQAMSRRTDRKPRKTATSPLDAFNLHRQAQSQRARTLGMLLIPLDADYTIPLRRAPDVHEACTEAYGAGEDTSVVSLRELLGLIGAHEWRKKGVDIPALGGARIHPHYGVFSPVRGEYVDLVANAPLPSQALAFDIGTGTGVLAAVLAKRGVKRVVGTDQDARALACAHENLTRLGLQSQVEVIEADLFPEGRAPLIVCNPPWLPARPSSPIERAVYDPDSRMLRGFLDGLAAHLEPSGEGWLILSDFAEHLGLRTRDALLAMIDAAGLQVVGRDDIKPQHPKASDANDPLHQARAAEVTSLWRLKAR
- a CDS encoding BaiN/RdsA family NAD(P)/FAD-dependent oxidoreductase; the protein is MSEPHNVPLVAVIGAGPAGLMAAEVLSRAGVRVEVFDAMPSAGRKFLLAGIGGMNITHSEAFDAFLGRYRARREQLAPLIDRFSPDALRDWVHGLGIETFIGSSGRVFPTDMKAAPLLRAWLHRLREAGVKLQMRHRWSGWRAASSDQADQPEALRFETPDGERLVYADAVVLAMGGGSWPRLGSDGAWVPRLEARGVQVRPLKPANCGFDADWSAHFQERFAGQPVKSVAIGIASGDDGALQFRQGEFLVTQTGIEGSLVYALSAPIRDALEAGGDITIRLDLAPGWSAQRVADALMRPRGARSMSSHLQSRLNITGVKLGLLRECLSKDAFADLAQLALAIKALPLRLTRARPIDEAISSAGGVAFEALDANLMIARLPGVFCAGEMLDWEAPTGGYLLTACFASGAAAGHGVLAYLATAALRG